The Paraburkholderia sp. FT54 genome includes a region encoding these proteins:
- the recB gene encoding exodeoxyribonuclease V subunit beta — translation MSLDPLCFPLHGSRLIEASAGTGKTWTIAALYVRLVLGHGGENAFSAPLAPSEILVMTFTRSATRELSDRIRARLIEAAACLRAPAASGDPFLTGLWHSYADPQLRSGAAHRLSLAASAMDDAAIFTIDSWCQRMLREHAFDSGNLFDETLAPNDSALFDDAVRDYWRQHVYPLQGADFDAFSACFDSVTQLAKHIKQMMAIDRQWPRPAATLSAAFAAALAARIALKSGWVQRFQALEAWLLEQVQAGPTQTLSRAKVREDWIESWMLALSAWASNPAAETTTVTDSAWKRLCPDGIKAAQYQDRPVPQHPHIDALPKLREDCNALTPLTEVILEHATAVVRERLRTLKQQAANFGFADMLERLDTALQGENAARLRKRIVDQYPFALIDEFQDTAPVQYRIFDHLYKIDANAPETGVVLIGDPKQSIYGFRGADIHSYLLARKATLGRHYDLDTNFRSTVAVVDALNHVFGHAEGLNGTPAFPRAAFLFRTPQGNPVPFVKVGAKGRDRTFVTQAGLHAPLTVWYTDEPLATKAYRSHYAETCAQQIAELLNDANAGFAADGVLKERLRPADIAVLVQSGKQATAVRDALRRRQVASVYLSERDSVLRSQEALDVWRWLKAVANPLDGHAARAAWAAPSLGESLETLAELATDDYAWDQRVDKLRVLNATWARQGVLAMLRRTLHDLDLPARLLAHGHSDGERVMTNLLHIGDLLQAAAQEVVGQHALVRWLSSQIDDAAEALDAPDHQKVRLESDADLVKIVTIHKSKGLEYPLVFVPFASSCRIVDRKGKAFFSWADEDGSRRFDYRLETEALERADEQRRQEDVRLLYVALTRARFAVWLGAANVTQRTTELLPKTALGYLLNAGEPNESTALSARLKSVLNGAGIDCVAIPAQPDCTPLSRAETRSALTDALQFTTSLDRAWGVSSFSAVKRTLAPVAPGENRSDARRRRHDAESAAGAPEGPVAKAPAAPAVRWPWHDLPAGADIGDFIHEQLDWLSAKGFAFVNTDEFARLIGERCKRHRWSHQAEAVLAWLRAIVAAPFTLVAGAPPFSLASLPPPADGPHTYFSEMEFWMPSRNASLAQIDAICRRWIELDAPRGALPDHTLRGMFKGYVDLVFQHDGRYWLLDYKTSIVERTDSAYTRAALEKITAENRYDLQGVLYLVALHRLLRARLGESYDPTQHLGGAAFFYLRGIGPGAHCCVTIPTDPVQLDALDRALSPIGVPA, via the coding sequence ATGTCTCTTGATCCTCTGTGCTTTCCCCTGCACGGCAGCCGCCTGATCGAAGCGAGCGCTGGAACCGGCAAGACCTGGACGATTGCCGCGCTGTACGTGCGCCTCGTGCTGGGTCACGGCGGCGAGAACGCATTTAGCGCGCCGCTCGCGCCGTCGGAAATTCTCGTCATGACGTTCACGCGCAGTGCCACGCGCGAGCTGTCCGACCGCATTCGCGCCCGCCTGATCGAAGCCGCCGCGTGCCTGCGCGCGCCGGCCGCCAGCGGCGATCCGTTCCTCACGGGACTCTGGCACAGCTATGCCGATCCGCAGCTGCGCAGCGGCGCTGCTCACCGTTTATCGCTGGCCGCGAGCGCGATGGACGACGCCGCGATCTTCACCATCGATTCATGGTGCCAGCGGATGCTTCGCGAGCATGCATTCGACAGCGGGAATCTGTTCGACGAGACGCTCGCACCCAACGACTCCGCGTTGTTCGACGACGCTGTGCGCGACTACTGGCGGCAGCATGTCTATCCGCTCCAAGGCGCCGACTTCGACGCATTCAGCGCCTGTTTCGACTCGGTGACGCAGTTGGCGAAACACATCAAACAGATGATGGCCATCGATCGCCAATGGCCCAGGCCCGCCGCGACGCTCTCCGCCGCGTTCGCAGCGGCGCTGGCCGCTCGCATAGCGTTGAAATCCGGCTGGGTGCAACGCTTCCAGGCGCTTGAGGCGTGGCTTCTGGAGCAGGTTCAGGCCGGCCCGACGCAGACCCTGAGCCGTGCGAAGGTGCGCGAGGACTGGATCGAGAGCTGGATGCTGGCACTGAGCGCCTGGGCGTCGAATCCCGCGGCGGAAACCACTACGGTGACGGACAGTGCATGGAAGCGGCTCTGCCCGGACGGCATCAAGGCAGCGCAATACCAGGACCGTCCGGTGCCCCAGCATCCGCATATCGACGCGTTGCCGAAACTCCGTGAAGACTGCAACGCCTTGACGCCGCTCACCGAAGTGATCCTCGAGCACGCCACCGCAGTCGTGCGTGAACGCCTGCGCACACTGAAACAGCAGGCCGCGAACTTCGGCTTCGCTGACATGCTCGAACGACTCGACACCGCGCTGCAGGGCGAAAACGCCGCAAGGCTGCGCAAACGAATCGTCGATCAGTATCCATTCGCGCTCATCGATGAGTTTCAGGACACCGCACCGGTCCAGTACCGGATCTTCGACCACCTCTACAAGATCGATGCGAACGCCCCGGAAACGGGCGTCGTGCTGATCGGCGATCCCAAGCAGTCGATCTATGGCTTTCGTGGCGCGGATATCCATAGCTATCTGCTGGCGCGCAAAGCAACCCTTGGCCGTCACTATGACCTCGATACGAACTTTCGCTCGACGGTGGCCGTCGTCGACGCGCTCAATCATGTCTTCGGCCATGCCGAAGGACTGAACGGCACGCCGGCCTTCCCCCGCGCGGCGTTCCTGTTTCGCACGCCGCAGGGCAACCCGGTGCCGTTCGTGAAAGTCGGTGCGAAGGGCCGCGACCGGACCTTCGTCACGCAGGCCGGCCTCCATGCGCCGCTAACCGTTTGGTACACCGATGAACCGCTAGCCACTAAAGCATATCGCTCGCACTATGCCGAAACGTGTGCACAACAGATCGCCGAGTTGCTCAACGATGCCAACGCAGGGTTCGCCGCCGATGGCGTGCTGAAGGAACGCCTGCGACCCGCGGATATCGCGGTGCTGGTGCAAAGCGGCAAGCAGGCCACGGCGGTGCGCGACGCGCTGCGTCGCCGGCAGGTCGCCAGTGTCTATCTGTCCGAACGCGACTCGGTGTTGCGCAGCCAGGAAGCGCTCGACGTCTGGCGCTGGCTCAAAGCGGTCGCAAACCCGCTCGACGGCCATGCGGCGCGCGCCGCCTGGGCCGCGCCGAGTTTGGGCGAATCGCTGGAAACGCTGGCAGAACTGGCGACCGACGACTACGCATGGGACCAACGCGTCGACAAGCTGCGCGTACTGAATGCCACATGGGCGCGCCAGGGCGTGCTCGCAATGCTGCGCCGGACACTGCACGATCTGGATCTGCCGGCGCGCCTGCTCGCTCACGGCCACAGCGATGGCGAACGCGTGATGACCAACCTGCTGCATATCGGCGACCTGCTGCAGGCCGCGGCGCAGGAAGTCGTCGGTCAGCACGCGCTGGTACGCTGGCTGTCCAGCCAGATCGACGACGCCGCGGAGGCGCTCGACGCGCCGGACCATCAAAAGGTCCGGCTCGAAAGCGATGCCGATCTCGTCAAGATCGTGACGATCCACAAGTCGAAAGGGCTGGAGTATCCGCTTGTGTTCGTGCCCTTCGCATCGTCGTGCCGGATAGTGGACAGGAAAGGCAAAGCATTCTTCTCGTGGGCCGACGAAGACGGCTCGCGCCGTTTCGACTATCGCCTCGAGACCGAGGCGCTCGAACGCGCCGACGAGCAGCGCCGTCAGGAAGACGTGCGCTTGCTCTACGTCGCCTTGACGCGGGCACGCTTTGCCGTCTGGCTCGGCGCCGCCAACGTAACGCAGAGAACGACGGAGCTGCTGCCGAAAACGGCGCTCGGCTATCTGTTGAATGCAGGGGAGCCGAATGAGTCCACCGCACTCTCCGCCAGGCTGAAGAGCGTGTTGAACGGCGCGGGGATCGACTGTGTCGCCATTCCGGCGCAGCCGGATTGCACGCCGCTTTCGCGAGCCGAGACCCGCAGTGCGCTCACTGACGCGCTGCAATTCACCACGTCGCTCGATCGTGCTTGGGGCGTGTCGAGTTTTTCCGCCGTGAAGCGCACGCTGGCGCCGGTCGCGCCGGGTGAAAACCGCAGTGACGCGCGCAGGCGCCGACACGACGCGGAGTCGGCCGCGGGCGCCCCCGAGGGTCCGGTCGCCAAAGCGCCGGCGGCGCCCGCCGTGCGCTGGCCGTGGCATGACTTGCCGGCCGGCGCCGATATTGGCGACTTCATCCACGAGCAACTCGACTGGCTTTCGGCGAAGGGATTCGCGTTCGTCAATACCGATGAATTCGCCCGCCTGATCGGCGAGCGCTGCAAAAGGCACCGCTGGAGCCACCAGGCCGAAGCTGTGCTCGCATGGCTGCGCGCGATTGTTGCCGCGCCGTTCACGCTGGTAGCGGGCGCCCCGCCTTTCTCGCTCGCCTCGCTGCCGCCGCCCGCTGACGGGCCTCACACGTATTTCAGCGAGATGGAGTTCTGGATGCCGTCGCGCAACGCGTCGCTTGCACAGATCGACGCGATCTGCCGCCGCTGGATCGAGCTTGACGCGCCACGCGGCGCACTGCCGGACCACACGCTGCGCGGCATGTTCAAAGGCTACGTCGACCTCGTTTTCCAGCACGATGGACGTTACTGGCTGCTCGACTACAAGACGAGCATTGTCGAACGCACCGACAGCGCGTACACACGGGCCGCTCTCGAGAAGATCACGGCAGAGAATCGCTACGACCTGCAAGGCGTGCTGTACCTCGTCGCATTGCATCGGTTACTGCGAGCCCGGCTCGGTGAGTCTTACGATCCGACTCAACATCTGGGCGGCGCAGCGTTCTTTTATTTGCGCGGGATTGGCCCCGGCGCGCACTGCTGCGTCACCATCCCAACCGACCCCGTTCAGCTGGACGCGCTCGATCGCGCGCTGAGCCCCATCGGAGTTCCCGCATGA
- the recC gene encoding exodeoxyribonuclease V subunit gamma has protein sequence MSQVDKRGLVVLSGNRLETLWSLVAEQLASAPLAPLEREIFLVPSNGIADWLRLQMATADGICAATSIELPGRYLWRAYAQVLGDVGVPEVSPLDKDPLAWRLMRLLTTVCGAASASSATSPDDNGVGVGVDSYAPLHAFLQNGEPRRRLQLASRLADLYDQYQVYRGDWLAAWAAGNDVLIDANDQPGPLNGDQVWQAALWRAILADIGTADPAANPAAAAASGRADVHRRFVDALKHGTVRGLPRRIVLFGASSLPEQTLQALEALSSQCLVIIAVPNPCQYYWGDLIEGRDLLRSRNRGQRKLRNGVDLAEFPLESLYMHGNPLLAAWGRQGRDFLSLLDTFEERHPQLRRAEVFDDSEPAEWPAPLLDQVQAAIRDMEPLPEGEPLDVNHDDRSIVFHIAHSAEREIEILHDQLLALFQRHAAGGESTFAPRDVVVMMPDIEPFAPAIQAIFGQFGHNDPRYIPFQLADQRARAHDPLPRALEWLLSLPTRRCRLSEIRDLLDVPAVARRFGFDEPDLARLSRWMEGAGIRWGLDAEHRDALQLSECGELNTWSFGLNRMLLGYANGADAMFDDIEPYADVAGLDAALVGQLAELIEALRDWRRRLSSDYTPDAWSGHARELLSTFFDERDEPSRFTLASMRTALARWVQLCADAGFEDAVPAELLREAWLDELDAPRDMRGFQYGGVTFCTLMPMRAIPFKVVCLIGMNDGDYPRRASHPDFDLLALAAQRRPGDRARRDDDRYLMLEALLAARHTLYISWTGRSVRDNTEQPPSTLVSQLRDYLEAGWGRASVERLTTEHPLQPFSRRYFEGGALATYAREWRAVYANPPAAAAGPQSLQLSGEALQALTLKMLEAFLRNPVKQFFRDRLNVTFEERLRSAEDDEPFDLDGLQQYALRDTLLDSLRENDALPAGDRDLQLRTAAARLSQTGRLPIGGFGERLQDSLAEELLPLIQHWDAHQKKTRPAQVSKLPLRYANQQSTAQPEAEGEHVALVDWVDGLREEPDGTLQWVRVRPSQLSAKRRGKPPVAMKDKLLFEYLLQVAAAACGLSCTGVVIGLDAALIWPPIDPERARQQLSTLLATYSAGVRSPLPFAFATALAFASAPAPDQLEDAEQKYIGSEQFAGDGKEPCIARAFPDFDALLAHRTPDGLGFEDFALTLFKPMSDELDALTVLRYDQESEANADESAAIAPQATKTNRSSRKKAAENVS, from the coding sequence ATGAGCCAGGTCGATAAGCGCGGACTTGTAGTACTGAGCGGGAACAGACTCGAGACGCTTTGGTCACTTGTTGCAGAACAACTCGCCAGCGCACCGCTGGCGCCCCTCGAACGGGAGATATTCCTCGTCCCAAGCAACGGCATCGCCGACTGGCTTCGCCTTCAGATGGCGACCGCCGACGGCATCTGCGCGGCAACCTCGATCGAACTGCCAGGCCGTTACCTTTGGCGCGCCTATGCGCAGGTTCTCGGCGACGTCGGCGTGCCCGAAGTCTCGCCGCTGGACAAGGACCCGCTTGCATGGCGGCTGATGCGTCTACTCACGACGGTATGCGGGGCGGCTAGCGCGTCGTCCGCCACGTCACCGGACGACAACGGCGTCGGCGTCGGCGTCGACTCTTACGCGCCATTGCACGCGTTCCTGCAAAACGGCGAACCGCGGCGCCGGCTGCAACTGGCAAGTCGTCTCGCCGATCTGTACGACCAGTACCAGGTTTATCGCGGCGACTGGCTCGCGGCATGGGCGGCCGGCAACGACGTGTTGATCGACGCCAATGATCAGCCTGGGCCGCTCAACGGCGATCAGGTATGGCAAGCCGCACTGTGGCGCGCCATCCTCGCCGATATCGGGACGGCCGACCCTGCCGCCAACCCGGCGGCCGCCGCGGCCAGTGGGCGAGCCGATGTGCACCGGCGCTTTGTCGATGCGTTGAAACACGGCACTGTCCGTGGCTTGCCGCGCCGTATCGTGCTGTTCGGCGCATCGTCCCTACCCGAGCAGACGCTGCAGGCGCTCGAAGCATTGAGCTCGCAGTGCCTCGTGATCATCGCCGTACCGAATCCGTGCCAATACTACTGGGGCGATCTGATCGAAGGCCGCGACCTGCTGCGCTCCCGCAATCGCGGTCAGCGTAAGTTGCGCAATGGCGTCGACCTCGCGGAGTTTCCACTGGAATCGCTGTACATGCACGGCAATCCGCTGCTCGCCGCATGGGGCCGTCAGGGGCGCGACTTCCTGAGTCTGCTCGACACTTTCGAAGAAAGGCATCCGCAGCTGCGCCGCGCCGAAGTTTTCGACGATAGCGAGCCGGCCGAGTGGCCAGCGCCGCTGCTCGACCAGGTGCAGGCTGCCATCCGCGACATGGAGCCGCTGCCTGAGGGCGAGCCGCTTGACGTGAATCACGACGACCGCTCGATCGTCTTCCATATCGCACACAGCGCCGAACGCGAGATCGAGATTCTGCACGACCAGTTGCTGGCCCTGTTCCAGCGCCATGCCGCCGGCGGTGAAAGCACGTTCGCACCGCGTGACGTTGTGGTGATGATGCCGGACATCGAGCCCTTCGCGCCGGCTATCCAGGCGATCTTTGGCCAATTCGGCCACAACGACCCACGCTACATTCCGTTCCAGCTGGCAGACCAGCGGGCGCGCGCCCACGATCCTTTGCCGCGCGCGCTGGAATGGCTGCTGTCGTTGCCAACGCGGCGTTGCCGCCTGAGCGAAATCCGCGACCTGCTCGACGTGCCGGCAGTGGCGCGCCGCTTTGGCTTCGACGAGCCGGATCTGGCGCGGCTCTCGCGCTGGATGGAAGGCGCCGGGATCCGCTGGGGGCTCGACGCGGAGCATCGCGATGCCTTGCAACTGAGCGAATGCGGTGAACTCAACACATGGTCGTTCGGCTTGAACCGGATGTTGCTCGGCTACGCAAACGGCGCCGATGCCATGTTCGACGACATCGAACCCTACGCCGACGTGGCCGGCCTCGATGCTGCGCTAGTCGGCCAACTGGCCGAGCTGATCGAAGCGCTGCGCGACTGGCGCAGGCGACTGAGCAGCGACTACACACCGGACGCATGGTCGGGACACGCACGCGAACTGCTCTCGACCTTCTTCGACGAGCGCGACGAGCCAAGCCGCTTCACACTTGCCTCGATGCGGACCGCGCTCGCGCGTTGGGTGCAATTGTGCGCGGACGCCGGTTTCGAAGACGCCGTGCCGGCCGAGTTGTTGCGCGAGGCCTGGCTCGACGAACTCGACGCGCCGCGCGACATGCGCGGCTTCCAGTACGGCGGCGTCACCTTCTGCACACTGATGCCGATGCGGGCAATCCCGTTCAAGGTGGTCTGCCTGATCGGTATGAACGACGGCGACTATCCGCGCCGCGCGAGCCACCCCGACTTCGATCTGCTGGCGCTCGCCGCACAGCGCCGCCCAGGCGACCGTGCGCGCCGCGACGACGACCGCTACCTGATGCTGGAAGCGCTGCTTGCCGCCCGACACACGCTGTACATAAGCTGGACCGGCCGTAGCGTGCGCGATAACACGGAGCAGCCGCCGTCCACGCTGGTATCGCAGTTACGCGACTATCTCGAGGCGGGCTGGGGCCGCGCTTCGGTCGAGCGGCTGACGACCGAACACCCGCTGCAGCCGTTCAGCCGCCGCTACTTCGAAGGCGGCGCACTGGCGACGTACGCACGCGAGTGGCGCGCCGTCTACGCGAACCCGCCGGCCGCCGCCGCTGGACCGCAATCCCTTCAGTTGTCCGGCGAGGCGCTGCAGGCACTTACGCTCAAAATGCTCGAGGCGTTCCTCAGAAATCCGGTCAAACAATTCTTCCGCGATCGTCTGAACGTGACGTTCGAAGAGCGCCTGCGCAGCGCCGAGGACGACGAACCCTTCGATCTCGACGGCCTCCAGCAGTATGCGTTGCGCGATACGCTGCTCGATTCGTTGCGTGAAAACGATGCACTCCCCGCCGGCGACCGCGACCTCCAGTTGCGAACGGCTGCGGCACGGCTTTCCCAAACCGGCCGCTTGCCGATTGGTGGCTTCGGCGAGCGTTTGCAAGACAGTCTGGCCGAAGAACTTCTGCCGCTCATCCAGCACTGGGACGCGCATCAAAAGAAGACCCGCCCCGCGCAGGTGAGCAAACTGCCGCTGCGCTACGCCAACCAGCAGTCCACAGCGCAGCCGGAAGCCGAGGGCGAGCACGTTGCACTAGTCGATTGGGTCGACGGACTGCGCGAAGAACCAGACGGCACATTGCAATGGGTGCGCGTGCGGCCCAGCCAGCTTTCGGCCAAACGGCGTGGCAAGCCTCCCGTCGCGATGAAGGACAAACTGCTCTTCGAGTACCTGCTGCAAGTTGCGGCGGCCGCGTGCGGACTGTCGTGCACCGGCGTGGTAATCGGCCTCGACGCCGCGCTGATCTGGCCGCCGATCGACCCCGAGCGAGCGCGCCAGCAATTGTCGACGCTCCTTGCAACGTATAGCGCCGGCGTGCGCTCGCCGCTACCGTTCGCATTTGCCACGGCTCTCGCTTTCGCGTCGGCGCCGGCGCCGGACCAGCTGGAGGACGCCGAGCAGAAGTACATCGGCTCGGAGCAATTTGCCGGTGACGGCAAGGAGCCGTGCATCGCCCGTGCGTTTCCCGATTTCGATGCCCTGCTGGCGCATCGCACGCCGGACGGGCTCGGCTTCGAAGACTTCGCGCTCACGCTTTTCAAACCGATGAGCGACGAACTGGATGCGCTGACCGTGCTGCGATACGACCAGGAATCCGAAGCAAACGCAGACGAATCCGCGGCTATCGCACCGCAAGCCACAAAGACGAACCGCTCGTCACGCAAAAAAGCTGCCGAAAATGTCTCTTGA
- a CDS encoding helicase-related protein, producing the protein MDWDLVLKRLEQLANVRSLPDGSELWRANQDASLRWMAQRLREEPGVLIADEVGLGKTRLAVALAVCVAASGGRVAVLIPPGLAYQWQDEEVQGFLKQLSNLRLGWLQEAPAHRFLRTYADLYSDDSSYPLADAFPILFISHGFGLPPVGKVVNHELWALPYLVRKKTGLGTWGANNLLVSPMQQDAARYIGERCSAATRQLLQDAVVGTPAPETFKDEKLAKLFQDMIGELLGDFDLLIVDEAHKSRAGANLSLEEKQAEGKLRSRLTKLIDHILFSGSRNRQAKRLALTATPMELSVEQWKAIFSRLGLGDERVKVLSGVVNRYAKAVEGLRAGSQDEIATLRSSASEFQEKLQDIVTRRLWRDHPLVQRYTQQTGERNGAHPHREYHAHPVVLAKLNLSERRKLALSEALAAAARGTSVGHDLKTAGMRFSQALPQQPEALQDVDIDEEKRSRKEEDEALPERADPMAARAAQARLQRCKYWRAAAAREDCEQLGEVADNPRYALQWHPRVLAAVRLIEELTVRRDGEKVLVFGEYLASLHALNRSLNIRHYLRHMRDGKPIPLPQGVRATDHDMQRWRLDPEFELAGMSDEQFEKKAGEFTARYEREREQLRDVCSGVVEKAGLLRHLSPELAGVLATWLIQQLCVEDQLWAVDDPDEKEALREEVRARLASLRDPDPPEKKEAHKSNREVLSWTRIVEQLKEDLQSNEAGEYVFRMSPFAQLMIGDTKPATRRARQGAFNHSRLNPRVLLGQSDVMSEGLNLHHACRTVVLFHLDWNPGRIEQQIGRVDRQNSAWMKACEAALDQDHTPPKLEVYTLAVEGTYDELRSSVVQERVRLLRAQLFGEILAPERLVQLPPQAQAQISAIHIDFRPKS; encoded by the coding sequence GTGGATTGGGACCTGGTGCTGAAGCGGCTCGAGCAGCTCGCCAACGTGCGCAGCCTGCCCGACGGCAGCGAGCTATGGCGCGCCAATCAGGATGCCTCCTTGCGCTGGATGGCGCAGCGGCTGCGAGAGGAGCCGGGTGTCCTTATCGCGGACGAAGTCGGCCTGGGCAAGACGCGTCTGGCCGTCGCCCTCGCGGTCTGCGTGGCGGCGAGCGGGGGCCGGGTTGCCGTGCTGATCCCGCCAGGACTTGCCTACCAGTGGCAGGACGAGGAAGTGCAAGGCTTTCTGAAGCAGTTGAGCAATCTGCGGCTTGGCTGGTTGCAGGAGGCGCCCGCGCATCGCTTCCTGCGGACCTACGCGGATCTATACAGCGACGACAGCTCGTACCCACTCGCCGACGCATTCCCGATTCTGTTCATCTCGCATGGATTCGGGTTGCCGCCGGTGGGCAAAGTAGTGAACCACGAGTTGTGGGCGCTGCCTTATCTGGTCCGAAAAAAAACGGGCCTTGGCACCTGGGGCGCTAACAATCTGCTGGTCAGTCCGATGCAGCAGGATGCCGCACGGTACATCGGTGAGCGCTGCAGCGCCGCCACGCGCCAACTGTTGCAGGACGCCGTAGTCGGCACACCCGCGCCGGAAACCTTCAAGGACGAAAAGCTCGCCAAGCTGTTCCAGGACATGATCGGCGAACTGCTGGGCGACTTCGACCTGCTCATCGTGGACGAAGCACACAAGAGCCGCGCCGGCGCGAATCTCAGCCTCGAGGAGAAGCAGGCCGAGGGCAAACTGCGCAGCCGGCTCACCAAGCTGATCGACCATATCCTGTTTTCGGGTTCGCGGAACCGTCAAGCCAAACGGCTCGCGCTCACGGCCACGCCCATGGAACTCAGTGTTGAGCAGTGGAAGGCGATCTTCAGTCGGCTCGGTCTGGGGGACGAGCGGGTGAAAGTCCTGAGTGGTGTAGTGAACCGCTATGCCAAGGCGGTCGAAGGTTTGCGCGCCGGATCGCAGGACGAAATCGCGACACTCAGGTCGTCGGCGAGTGAATTCCAGGAGAAGCTGCAAGATATCGTGACGCGGCGTCTGTGGCGAGATCACCCCCTGGTGCAGCGCTATACGCAACAGACAGGCGAGCGGAACGGCGCCCACCCTCATCGGGAGTACCACGCACACCCGGTCGTGCTGGCGAAATTGAACCTCTCCGAGCGCAGGAAGCTCGCCTTGTCCGAGGCACTGGCCGCGGCGGCGCGGGGCACCAGCGTCGGACACGACCTGAAGACCGCGGGCATGCGTTTTTCGCAGGCGCTGCCGCAACAACCCGAAGCGCTGCAGGACGTGGACATCGACGAAGAAAAGCGGAGCAGAAAAGAGGAGGATGAGGCGCTTCCGGAGCGCGCGGACCCCATGGCGGCGCGCGCGGCGCAGGCACGGCTGCAGCGCTGCAAATACTGGCGCGCGGCCGCCGCGCGGGAAGACTGCGAGCAGCTCGGCGAGGTCGCTGACAATCCGCGCTACGCGTTGCAATGGCATCCGCGCGTGCTCGCGGCGGTGCGGTTGATCGAGGAACTCACCGTCCGTCGTGACGGCGAGAAGGTGCTGGTCTTCGGTGAGTACCTCGCCTCGCTGCATGCCCTGAACCGCAGCCTGAACATTCGCCATTATCTGCGGCACATGCGCGACGGGAAGCCGATCCCGCTGCCGCAAGGCGTGCGGGCCACGGATCACGACATGCAGCGCTGGCGCCTTGACCCTGAGTTCGAACTCGCTGGAATGAGCGACGAGCAATTCGAGAAGAAGGCCGGGGAGTTCACGGCGCGATACGAGCGGGAGCGCGAGCAACTGCGCGACGTGTGCAGCGGCGTCGTGGAAAAGGCCGGTCTCCTGCGCCATCTCTCCCCCGAGCTGGCCGGCGTGCTGGCAACGTGGCTGATCCAGCAGCTCTGCGTCGAGGACCAGCTATGGGCCGTCGACGATCCAGATGAGAAGGAGGCCTTGCGCGAGGAGGTGCGCGCGCGGCTGGCGAGCTTGCGCGATCCCGATCCACCTGAAAAAAAAGAAGCGCATAAGAGCAACCGGGAAGTCCTCAGTTGGACCAGGATCGTCGAACAGCTCAAGGAGGATCTGCAGAGCAATGAGGCTGGCGAGTACGTCTTCCGCATGAGCCCGTTTGCCCAGCTGATGATCGGCGACACCAAACCGGCCACGCGTCGTGCCCGGCAAGGTGCGTTCAACCATTCGCGCCTCAATCCGAGGGTGCTGCTCGGCCAGTCGGACGTGATGAGCGAGGGACTCAATCTCCATCACGCGTGCCGAACCGTGGTCCTGTTTCATCTGGACTGGAACCCAGGCCGGATCGAACAGCAGATTGGACGCGTGGACCGACAGAACAGCGCATGGATGAAGGCATGCGAAGCGGCCCTCGATCAGGACCACACGCCGCCGAAGCTGGAGGTCTACACGCTCGCGGTCGAGGGTACTTATGACGAGTTGCGCTCATCGGTGGTGCAGGAGCGTGTGCGGCTGCTACGCGCGCAACTATTCGGCGAAATTCTTGCGCCGGAGCGGCTGGTACAGTTGCCGCCGCAGGCACAGGCGCAGATCTCGGCGATCCACATCGATTTCCGTCCGAAGAGTTGA
- a CDS encoding Sir2 family NAD-dependent protein deacetylase produces the protein MEKQAQTMLRAVEWLREADGLLVTAGAGMGVDSGLPDFRGNEGLWRAYPALAAAQRSFESMANPRAFDEDPTLAWGFYGHRLSLYRKIEPHAGFAVLKRWAARMEHGAFVFTSNVDGQFQRAGFAANRVAECHGSIHHLQCVVPCCSRIWPATDFVPQVDEPACRLTGQPPRCPECGALARPNILMFWDSGWLSRRTDEQEARLQRWIPSVKRLVVVELGAGTALPTIRRFSERHGPRVIRINMREPQINPPCGVGIQGGALATLIALDDVLRKQAG, from the coding sequence ATGGAAAAACAAGCCCAGACGATGCTGCGGGCCGTCGAATGGCTGCGGGAGGCGGATGGCTTGCTCGTGACCGCCGGCGCGGGCATGGGTGTGGATTCAGGGTTGCCCGACTTTCGCGGCAACGAAGGTTTATGGCGCGCCTACCCTGCGCTGGCCGCGGCGCAGCGCAGCTTCGAATCGATGGCCAATCCCCGCGCCTTCGACGAAGACCCTACGCTCGCGTGGGGGTTCTATGGGCATCGTCTGAGTCTCTATCGCAAGATAGAACCTCATGCCGGCTTTGCCGTGCTCAAACGCTGGGCGGCGCGTATGGAGCACGGCGCGTTTGTCTTCACCAGCAACGTCGACGGTCAGTTCCAGCGCGCGGGTTTCGCCGCGAACCGCGTCGCCGAATGCCACGGTTCGATTCACCATCTCCAATGTGTTGTGCCGTGCTGCTCGCGTATCTGGCCTGCAACGGATTTTGTTCCGCAGGTCGATGAACCGGCGTGCCGTCTTACCGGTCAACCGCCACGCTGCCCTGAATGCGGGGCGCTCGCGCGTCCCAACATTCTGATGTTCTGGGACTCCGGTTGGCTGTCGCGGCGAACCGACGAGCAGGAGGCGCGCCTGCAGCGCTGGATCCCATCGGTGAAACGGCTCGTGGTCGTCGAACTCGGCGCGGGTACCGCATTGCCGACGATTCGCCGTTTCAGTGAGCGACACGGGCCGAGAGTCATCCGCATCAATATGCGCGAACCGCAGATCAATCCGCCATGCGGCGTGGGCATCCAGGGTGGGGCGCTCGCCACGCTGATCGCGCTCGATGACGTTTTGCGCAAGCAGGCAGGGTGA